A region from the Rhodamnia argentea isolate NSW1041297 chromosome 7, ASM2092103v1, whole genome shotgun sequence genome encodes:
- the LOC115737687 gene encoding putative SWI/SNF-related matrix-associated actin-dependent regulator of chromatin subfamily A member 3-like 1 isoform X2, with protein sequence MEDLVGNALQALYWQFCEPDDEPIASQVSQSSSSSSQASTSDTYLLGFIIANIVGLRHYSGTISGREMVGLVREPLNPYDENAIRVLNTRTIQVGHIERDVAAVLAPLIDSNLISVEGIVPNTRSGGSKFRIACQVHIFARVEAFDLVKSAISRGGLVLISDAGASFALSEAVVVKEKKGGKEVRSVDEIFKLVDKNVGKNAMMEALEPPREVIKSALFDHQKKGLGWLVHRENSGDLPPFWELRDGQYVNVLTNYHTDKRPEPLRGGIFADDMGLGKTLTLLSLIAFDKFGSLGVNSGSEQCGDDEVRSDSANRKGKRGRTSKGVSQSQKKRKTRNTGSTSNWKATSWSVDDEMSDAPSTKSTLVVCPPSVFSTWITQLSEHTIPGKMKVYMYYGDRTRDAEELRKYDIVLTTYTILATEGPWEESPVKKIEWWRVILDEAHLIKNVNAQQSQAVTNLKAKRRWVVTGTPIQNGSFDLFSLMAFLRFEPFSIKSYWQSLIQRPLSQGNQTGLSRLQVLMATISLRRTKDKGLIGLPQKTIETCYVELSREERELYDQMEREAKSAVQECINAGSLMRNYTTVLGIILRLRQICISMALCPPDLKSLLPSNNIEDVSNNPELLTKLVAVLQDGEDFDCPICISPSTDLIITCCAHIYCRACILKTLQNSKRNCPLCRGPLTESDLFSAPSESSESGKVENCSESVSSAKVTTLLKLLLAAKDRNSTSKSVVYSQFRRMLLLLEEPLRAAGFKILRLDGSMNAKKRAQVIEEFGAQEESTTTVLLASLKASGAGINLTAASTVYLLEPWWNPAIEEQAMDRVHRIGQKEDVKIVRLIARNSIEERILELQERKKKLAREAFGRRASKDRKEIGLDDLRTLMSL encoded by the exons atGGAGGACCTCGTCGGCAACGCCCTCCAGGCCCTTTACTGGCAATTCTGTGAACCGGACGACGAACCCATCGCTTCGCAAGTCTCccagtcttcttcttcttcctctcaagCGTCCACCTCCGACACTTACCTCCTTGGCTTCATCATCGCCAACATAGTCGGACTCCGCCACTATTCCGGCACCATCAGCGGCCGCGAGATGGTGGGCCTCGTCCGCGAACCTCTGAATCCCTACGACGAGAACGCCATCCGGGTCCTCAACACCAGGACCATCCAGGTCGGCCACATCGAGCGCGACGTCGCCGCCGTCCTTGCTCCTTTGATTGACTCCAATTTGATCTCTGTGGAGGGCATTGTGCCCAACACTCGCAGCGGCGGGAGCAAGTTCAGAATCGCCTGCCAAGTTCACATCTTTGCGAGGGTCGAGGCCTTCGACCTCGTGAAGTCGGCTATTTCGCGAGGAGGGTTGGTGCTCATTTCGGACGCGGGTGCTTCTTTTGCCTTGTCGGAGGCGGTCGtggtgaaggagaagaagggtgGGAAGGAGGTGAGGAGTGTGGATGAGATTTTTAAGCTGGTCGACAAGAATGTCGGGaagaatgcgatgatggaagcGCTGGAGCCACCGAGGGAGGTGATAAAGTCTGCGCTCTTCGATCATCAGAAGAAGGGGTTGGGTTGGTTGGTTCATCGGGAGAATTCCGGGGATTTGCCGCCGTTTTGGGAGCTGAGAGATGGTCAGTACGTGAACGTGTTGACGAACTATCACACAGATAAGCGGCCGGAGCCTCTGCGAGGCGGTATTTTTGCAGATGATATGGGGTTGGGTAAGACTCTtactttgctttctttgattgcttttgacAAATTTG GTAGTCTTGGTGTAAACAGTGGTAGTGAACAATGTGGGGATGACGAGGTTAGATCTGATTCGGCTAACAGAAAGGGTAAGAGGGGTAGGACGAGTAAAGGGGTTTCTCAGTCTCAAAAGAAGCGTAAAACTCGAAACACTGGTTCGACTAGCAATTGGAAGGCAACGTCTTGGAGTGTAGATGATGAGATGTCTGATGCGCCAAGTACCAAATCGACATTAGTTGTGTGCCCTCCATCTGTGTTTTCCACTTGGATTACACAGCTAAGTGAGCATACTATACCTGGGAAGATGAAAGTGTATATGTATTATGGAGACAGGACGAGAGATGCCGAGGAGCTTAGGAAATATGATATTGTGCTGACGACATATACCATATTGGCTACTGAGGGACCTTGGGAAGAATCTCCTGTGAAAAAGATAGAGTGGTGGAGAGTCATTTTGGATGAGGCTCATCTGATTAAGAATGTGAATGCCCAACAGAGCCAAGCGGTCACTAACTTGAAGGCTAAGAGGAGGTGGGTGGTAACTGGCACACCTATTCAGAATGGTTCGTTTGACTTGTTCTCGTTGATGGCATTTTTGCGGTTTGAGCCTTTTTCTATAAAGAGTTACTGGCAAAGCTTGATCCAGCGTCCTCTCAGCCAAGGGAATCAGACAGGCCTTTCACGTCTCCAG GTTCTGATGGCCACCATTTCTCTACGAAGGACAAAGGACAAGGGTTTGATTGGATTACCCCAAAAAACAATAGAGACTTGTTATGTCGAACTTTCTCGTGAAGAACGTGAATTGTATGACCAGATGGAAAGAGAGGCCAAGAGTGCTGTCCAGGAATGTATCAATGCTGGTAGTTTGATGCGAAATTACACTACTGTGCTTGGTATAATCCTAAGACTTAGACAGATATGCATTAGCATGGCTTTGTGCCCTCCAGATCTGAAGTCGCTTCTCCCATCTAACAATATTGAAG ATGTATCTAATAACCCAGAGTTGCTGACGAAGTTGGTTGCAGTGCTACAAGATGGTGAAGATTTTGATTGCCCAATATGCATTTCTCCATCTACTGATCTCATAATTACTTGCTGTGCTCACATCTATTGCCGAGCCTGCATTCTCAAGACTCTACAGAACTCAAAAAGGAACTGTCCCCTTTGTCGCGGTCCTTTGACCGAGTCTGATTTGTTCTCTGCTCCATCGGAATCATCTGAAAGTGGCAAAGTGGAAAATTGTTCGGAATCTGTTTCTTCTGCCAAAGTTACTACTCTTTTGAAACTCCTCCTAGCAGCGAAGGACCGAAATTCGACTTCAAAATCAGTTGTGTATTCTCAATTTAGAAGAATGCTATTACTTTTGGAAGAGCCGCTTAGAGCAGCCGGTTTCAAGATCTTGCGCTTAGACGGTTCGATGAATGCAAAAAAGAGGGCACAAGTGATCGAAGAGTTTGGAGCACAGGAGGAAAGTACAACCACCGTGTTGCTCGCCAGCCTCAAGGCTTCTGGGGCCGGTATAAATCTGACGGCTGCATCAACGGTTTATCTGCTAGAACCGTGGTGGAACCCTGCGATCGAGGAGCAGGCCATGGATCGAGTTCATAGGATCGGGCAAAAGGAGGATGTGAAGATCGTGAGATTGATAGCACGTAACAGTATTGAAGAGAGGATATTGGAGTTgcaggagaggaagaagaaattggCAAGGGAAGCTTTTGGGAGGAGGGCTTCGAAAGATCGGAAGGAGATTGGGTTGGACGATCTCCGCACGCTCATGTCCTTGTGA
- the LOC115737687 gene encoding putative SWI/SNF-related matrix-associated actin-dependent regulator of chromatin subfamily A member 3-like 1 isoform X1 translates to MEDLVGNALQALYWQFCEPDDEPIASQVSQSSSSSSQASTSDTYLLGFIIANIVGLRHYSGTISGREMVGLVREPLNPYDENAIRVLNTRTIQVGHIERDVAAVLAPLIDSNLISVEGIVPNTRSGGSKFRIACQVHIFARVEAFDLVKSAISRGGLVLISDAGASFALSEAVVVKEKKGGKEVRSVDEIFKLVDKNVGKNAMMEALEPPREVIKSALFDHQKKGLGWLVHRENSGDLPPFWELRDGQYVNVLTNYHTDKRPEPLRGGIFADDMGLGKTLTLLSLIAFDKFGSSILSGFRYGSLGVNSGSEQCGDDEVRSDSANRKGKRGRTSKGVSQSQKKRKTRNTGSTSNWKATSWSVDDEMSDAPSTKSTLVVCPPSVFSTWITQLSEHTIPGKMKVYMYYGDRTRDAEELRKYDIVLTTYTILATEGPWEESPVKKIEWWRVILDEAHLIKNVNAQQSQAVTNLKAKRRWVVTGTPIQNGSFDLFSLMAFLRFEPFSIKSYWQSLIQRPLSQGNQTGLSRLQVLMATISLRRTKDKGLIGLPQKTIETCYVELSREERELYDQMEREAKSAVQECINAGSLMRNYTTVLGIILRLRQICISMALCPPDLKSLLPSNNIEDVSNNPELLTKLVAVLQDGEDFDCPICISPSTDLIITCCAHIYCRACILKTLQNSKRNCPLCRGPLTESDLFSAPSESSESGKVENCSESVSSAKVTTLLKLLLAAKDRNSTSKSVVYSQFRRMLLLLEEPLRAAGFKILRLDGSMNAKKRAQVIEEFGAQEESTTTVLLASLKASGAGINLTAASTVYLLEPWWNPAIEEQAMDRVHRIGQKEDVKIVRLIARNSIEERILELQERKKKLAREAFGRRASKDRKEIGLDDLRTLMSL, encoded by the exons atGGAGGACCTCGTCGGCAACGCCCTCCAGGCCCTTTACTGGCAATTCTGTGAACCGGACGACGAACCCATCGCTTCGCAAGTCTCccagtcttcttcttcttcctctcaagCGTCCACCTCCGACACTTACCTCCTTGGCTTCATCATCGCCAACATAGTCGGACTCCGCCACTATTCCGGCACCATCAGCGGCCGCGAGATGGTGGGCCTCGTCCGCGAACCTCTGAATCCCTACGACGAGAACGCCATCCGGGTCCTCAACACCAGGACCATCCAGGTCGGCCACATCGAGCGCGACGTCGCCGCCGTCCTTGCTCCTTTGATTGACTCCAATTTGATCTCTGTGGAGGGCATTGTGCCCAACACTCGCAGCGGCGGGAGCAAGTTCAGAATCGCCTGCCAAGTTCACATCTTTGCGAGGGTCGAGGCCTTCGACCTCGTGAAGTCGGCTATTTCGCGAGGAGGGTTGGTGCTCATTTCGGACGCGGGTGCTTCTTTTGCCTTGTCGGAGGCGGTCGtggtgaaggagaagaagggtgGGAAGGAGGTGAGGAGTGTGGATGAGATTTTTAAGCTGGTCGACAAGAATGTCGGGaagaatgcgatgatggaagcGCTGGAGCCACCGAGGGAGGTGATAAAGTCTGCGCTCTTCGATCATCAGAAGAAGGGGTTGGGTTGGTTGGTTCATCGGGAGAATTCCGGGGATTTGCCGCCGTTTTGGGAGCTGAGAGATGGTCAGTACGTGAACGTGTTGACGAACTATCACACAGATAAGCGGCCGGAGCCTCTGCGAGGCGGTATTTTTGCAGATGATATGGGGTTGGGTAAGACTCTtactttgctttctttgattgcttttgacAAATTTGGTAGTTCTATACTATCTGGATTTCGGTATGGTAGTCTTGGTGTAAACAGTGGTAGTGAACAATGTGGGGATGACGAGGTTAGATCTGATTCGGCTAACAGAAAGGGTAAGAGGGGTAGGACGAGTAAAGGGGTTTCTCAGTCTCAAAAGAAGCGTAAAACTCGAAACACTGGTTCGACTAGCAATTGGAAGGCAACGTCTTGGAGTGTAGATGATGAGATGTCTGATGCGCCAAGTACCAAATCGACATTAGTTGTGTGCCCTCCATCTGTGTTTTCCACTTGGATTACACAGCTAAGTGAGCATACTATACCTGGGAAGATGAAAGTGTATATGTATTATGGAGACAGGACGAGAGATGCCGAGGAGCTTAGGAAATATGATATTGTGCTGACGACATATACCATATTGGCTACTGAGGGACCTTGGGAAGAATCTCCTGTGAAAAAGATAGAGTGGTGGAGAGTCATTTTGGATGAGGCTCATCTGATTAAGAATGTGAATGCCCAACAGAGCCAAGCGGTCACTAACTTGAAGGCTAAGAGGAGGTGGGTGGTAACTGGCACACCTATTCAGAATGGTTCGTTTGACTTGTTCTCGTTGATGGCATTTTTGCGGTTTGAGCCTTTTTCTATAAAGAGTTACTGGCAAAGCTTGATCCAGCGTCCTCTCAGCCAAGGGAATCAGACAGGCCTTTCACGTCTCCAG GTTCTGATGGCCACCATTTCTCTACGAAGGACAAAGGACAAGGGTTTGATTGGATTACCCCAAAAAACAATAGAGACTTGTTATGTCGAACTTTCTCGTGAAGAACGTGAATTGTATGACCAGATGGAAAGAGAGGCCAAGAGTGCTGTCCAGGAATGTATCAATGCTGGTAGTTTGATGCGAAATTACACTACTGTGCTTGGTATAATCCTAAGACTTAGACAGATATGCATTAGCATGGCTTTGTGCCCTCCAGATCTGAAGTCGCTTCTCCCATCTAACAATATTGAAG ATGTATCTAATAACCCAGAGTTGCTGACGAAGTTGGTTGCAGTGCTACAAGATGGTGAAGATTTTGATTGCCCAATATGCATTTCTCCATCTACTGATCTCATAATTACTTGCTGTGCTCACATCTATTGCCGAGCCTGCATTCTCAAGACTCTACAGAACTCAAAAAGGAACTGTCCCCTTTGTCGCGGTCCTTTGACCGAGTCTGATTTGTTCTCTGCTCCATCGGAATCATCTGAAAGTGGCAAAGTGGAAAATTGTTCGGAATCTGTTTCTTCTGCCAAAGTTACTACTCTTTTGAAACTCCTCCTAGCAGCGAAGGACCGAAATTCGACTTCAAAATCAGTTGTGTATTCTCAATTTAGAAGAATGCTATTACTTTTGGAAGAGCCGCTTAGAGCAGCCGGTTTCAAGATCTTGCGCTTAGACGGTTCGATGAATGCAAAAAAGAGGGCACAAGTGATCGAAGAGTTTGGAGCACAGGAGGAAAGTACAACCACCGTGTTGCTCGCCAGCCTCAAGGCTTCTGGGGCCGGTATAAATCTGACGGCTGCATCAACGGTTTATCTGCTAGAACCGTGGTGGAACCCTGCGATCGAGGAGCAGGCCATGGATCGAGTTCATAGGATCGGGCAAAAGGAGGATGTGAAGATCGTGAGATTGATAGCACGTAACAGTATTGAAGAGAGGATATTGGAGTTgcaggagaggaagaagaaattggCAAGGGAAGCTTTTGGGAGGAGGGCTTCGAAAGATCGGAAGGAGATTGGGTTGGACGATCTCCGCACGCTCATGTCCTTGTGA
- the LOC115737689 gene encoding glutathione transferase GST 23-like, whose product MLDYTAPNNENTNMAKLKIIVSATSLFCTRIEWALKLKGLEYELTFEDWSKGKSELLLKSNPAHKKVPVLLDDGIVIAESKVILEYIDEKWKGGDLYPLLPQDPCERAQARFWAQFADDKCVFGTWGACCADDALEKEKAVETALESFTYLEKQIEGKKFFAGDKIGYLDLVAGWIPHWLGVMEETGGIKILDPERFPSLHEWAQNFIDIPLIKECYPPRDMLVNYSTVLLSYLRSSTPNKP is encoded by the exons ATGCTCGATTACACTGCTCCGAACAACGAAAACACGAACATGGCTAAGTTAAAGATCATAGTCTCCGCGACTAGCTTGTTCTGCACGAGGATTGAGTGGGCTCTAAAGCTGAAGGGCCTCGAGTACGAGCTCACTTTCGAAGACTGGAGCAAGGGGAAGAGCGAATTGCTTTTGAAGTCGAACCCGGCACACAAGAAGGTCCCGGTGCTCTTGGACGATGGGATCGTGATCGCAGAGTCGAAAGTGATTCTGGAGTACATTGATGAGAAGTGGAAGGGAGGCGATCTTTATCCGTTGTTGCCTCAAGACCCTTGCGAGAGAGCTCAAGCTCGTTTCTGGGCTCAGTTTGCTGATGACAAG TGTGTCTTCGGCACTTGGGGAGCCTGCTGTGCCGATGATGCCCTGGAAAAGGAGAAAGCAGTGGAGACCGCATTAGAGTCTTTCACTTATCTGGAGAAGCAGATTGAGGGGAAGAAGTTCTTCGCGGGAGACAAGATAGGCTATTTGGATCTCGTGGCCGGTTGGATCCCGCATTGGCTCGGCGTCATGGAAGAAACTGGAGGCATTAAGATACTCGATCCTGAGAGGTTCCCATCCCTTCATGAATGGGCACAAAACTTCATCGATATTCCGCTGATTAAGGAATGCTATCCACCTAGAGACATGCTGGTTAACTATTCGACTGTTCTCCTGAGCTACCTGCGTTCCTCGACACCGAACAAGCCATAA